A genomic window from Thalassoroseus pseudoceratinae includes:
- a CDS encoding transketolase codes for MGVTATQLSLDDLKSKALDIRKEIIRMTTEAGSGHPSSSLSATEVVTALYFGGFLRVDPDNPTDPARDRFIMSKGHAVPVLYAAMAERGYFPVEDTMTLRKLGSKFEGHPNMKRMPGIEASTGSLGQGLSIGLGVALGCKMDNLDSQVYVMIGDGEMGEGQVWEAMAAAQKYGTGNLTAIIDQNGYQQTGATKDVLDQKPFASKVEAFGWHVQTIPGNDMEAVVKALETAKTVTDRPTCIVSETQKGFGILPLLEEAGDTNFHGKPLPPEMAEKALAMLS; via the coding sequence GTGGGTGTTACAGCGACACAACTATCTCTTGACGATCTAAAATCCAAAGCGTTGGACATCCGCAAAGAAATTATTCGGATGACAACAGAAGCCGGGAGCGGTCACCCTTCCAGTAGCCTTTCGGCGACGGAAGTGGTCACGGCGTTGTACTTCGGCGGCTTCCTCCGCGTGGACCCGGACAACCCAACGGACCCAGCTCGTGACCGGTTCATCATGAGCAAAGGCCATGCAGTGCCCGTCTTGTATGCGGCCATGGCAGAGCGGGGGTACTTCCCCGTCGAAGACACCATGACGCTGCGAAAACTCGGCAGTAAGTTCGAAGGCCACCCGAACATGAAGCGGATGCCCGGCATCGAAGCTTCCACCGGTTCGCTCGGACAAGGGTTGTCGATCGGCTTGGGCGTGGCGCTCGGCTGCAAAATGGACAACCTCGATTCGCAAGTTTACGTCATGATCGGCGATGGCGAAATGGGCGAAGGACAGGTCTGGGAAGCCATGGCTGCCGCTCAGAAGTACGGCACCGGCAACCTGACCGCGATTATCGATCAAAACGGCTACCAACAAACCGGTGCCACCAAAGACGTGCTCGATCAAAAACCGTTCGCCTCAAAGGTTGAAGCGTTCGGTTGGCATGTGCAGACGATTCCCGGCAACGATATGGAAGCCGTCGTCAAAGCCCTGGAAACGGCAAAAACCGTGACCGATCGGCCTACCTGCATTGTTTCTGAAACGCAAAAAGGCTTCGGGATTCTGCCGCTACTCGAAGAAGCTGGCGACACGAACTTCCACGGCAAACCGCTGCCACCGGAAATGGCCGAAAAAGCCTTGGCAATGCTGTCCTAA
- a CDS encoding GNAT family N-acetyltransferase codes for MIEYRTFQNGDPPQVAELWENSGLGRGAAGNLRTDAFEYLNFAQPYFDRAGLILACEEENVVGMVHAGFGVNEDQTNLDQQTGVICMVLVHPDFRRQGIGRELVRKAEAYLRDRGAATIFAGQAEPLDSFYFGMYGGSQPSGFLLSDSAADPFFRSVGYAPFERHAIFQRDLCNKTDPVNMRLAGVRRKTQLAIAYQRQPLDWWWITRLGRLDTVRFHLVGRGDNVPVAEVTVLGLDLYLDRWQERAIGLTNLEVADSERQQGYGQALLVEVCRRMREEMVTRVEAHASETNSAAMATLKSAGFEQVDTGVVYRLLEDGESVDSMEAANQADGDNAPFDDGETAIQPPVFDQQGIESETTLTDIGNLMDDDRPTEIS; via the coding sequence GTGATTGAGTATCGAACGTTCCAAAACGGTGACCCACCACAGGTCGCCGAGTTATGGGAAAACAGCGGTTTGGGTCGCGGTGCCGCCGGAAATCTCAGGACCGATGCGTTCGAATACTTGAACTTTGCCCAACCTTACTTCGACCGTGCGGGGCTGATCCTCGCTTGTGAAGAAGAAAACGTCGTTGGCATGGTTCACGCTGGTTTCGGTGTGAATGAGGACCAAACCAACCTGGATCAGCAAACCGGTGTGATCTGCATGGTGTTGGTCCACCCGGACTTTCGTCGCCAAGGGATTGGTCGTGAACTCGTGCGGAAAGCGGAAGCTTATCTGCGAGATCGCGGTGCTGCGACCATCTTCGCCGGTCAAGCGGAACCGCTCGACTCATTTTACTTCGGGATGTACGGTGGCAGTCAACCATCGGGTTTTCTGCTTTCCGATTCTGCTGCCGACCCCTTCTTTCGGTCCGTCGGTTACGCTCCGTTTGAACGACACGCGATTTTCCAAAGGGATTTGTGCAACAAGACCGATCCGGTCAATATGCGTTTGGCAGGTGTGCGGCGAAAGACCCAGCTCGCGATCGCCTACCAACGGCAACCACTTGATTGGTGGTGGATCACGCGGCTTGGTCGTCTCGACACAGTGCGGTTTCACCTCGTCGGTCGCGGGGATAATGTCCCTGTCGCTGAAGTGACTGTTCTTGGACTCGATCTCTATTTGGATCGTTGGCAAGAACGTGCGATCGGTCTGACGAACCTGGAAGTTGCCGACTCGGAACGGCAACAAGGTTATGGTCAGGCACTCTTGGTCGAAGTTTGTCGCCGGATGCGGGAAGAAATGGTGACTCGCGTGGAGGCTCATGCCAGTGAGACAAACTCCGCTGCGATGGCCACGCTGAAATCCGCCGGGTTTGAGCAGGTTGATACGGGTGTTGTCTACCGGCTGCTTGAAGATGGCGAATCCGTGGATTCCATGGAGGCCGCCAACCAGGCGGATGGCGACAATGCACCGTTTGACGACGGCGAAACCGCTATCCAACCGCCCGTGTTCGATCAGCAGGGCATCGAGAGTGAAACAACGCTGACGGACATCGGCAATCTGATGGACGACGATCGTCCCACAGAAATCTCTTAG
- a CDS encoding transketolase family protein: MAIGEISGLKMGQATRDAFGEALRDLGDQFPEVVTVDGDVGNSTRTEWFAQKFPNRSFNVGIAESNMVSVAGGLAAQGKTAVVASFACFLLNNAFDQIRMSVAFPNLNVKLVGSHAGISIGEDGPSQMGIEDVALASCLPGVTVCVPTDAVSTQAATKAMLEHNGPVYLRLGRPKAPVVYPDGCDFQFGKSIQLTDGDDITIIANGLMVGMALDAAKSLKDSGIAARVIDMHTVKPIDEEAIIKAATETGRIVVAEEHLAAGGLGSAVSMVTARTRPVPMSFVNVGDQYAESGDPDGLLEKYGLTAGNIVEAARSIL, translated from the coding sequence ATGGCAATTGGTGAAATTAGTGGGTTGAAAATGGGGCAGGCCACCCGCGATGCCTTCGGCGAGGCGTTGCGAGACTTGGGCGACCAGTTCCCGGAAGTAGTGACGGTCGACGGCGATGTTGGAAACTCGACCCGAACGGAATGGTTCGCGCAGAAGTTCCCGAACCGATCGTTCAACGTCGGTATTGCTGAAAGTAACATGGTCAGTGTGGCTGGCGGGTTGGCAGCACAGGGCAAAACCGCTGTGGTCGCAAGCTTTGCGTGCTTTCTACTGAACAATGCGTTCGACCAAATTCGGATGTCCGTCGCGTTCCCGAACTTGAACGTCAAACTTGTTGGTTCGCACGCTGGGATTTCCATCGGCGAAGACGGTCCTTCGCAGATGGGGATCGAAGACGTCGCCTTGGCAAGTTGCTTGCCCGGTGTGACCGTTTGCGTTCCAACCGATGCTGTCAGCACCCAAGCTGCGACCAAGGCCATGTTGGAGCACAACGGGCCGGTTTATCTCCGTTTGGGACGTCCGAAAGCTCCGGTTGTCTACCCAGATGGTTGCGATTTCCAATTCGGCAAGTCGATTCAGCTCACTGACGGAGACGACATCACCATCATCGCCAACGGTCTGATGGTCGGCATGGCGTTGGATGCAGCGAAAAGCCTGAAAGACAGTGGAATTGCTGCTCGCGTCATCGACATGCACACGGTCAAGCCGATTGACGAAGAAGCAATCATCAAAGCGGCCACGGAAACCGGTCGAATCGTCGTTGCCGAAGAACACCTCGCCGCCGGTGGATTGGGTTCCGCGGTGTCCATGGTGACAGCTCGCACGCGACCTGTGCCCATGAGCTTCGTCAACGTCGGCGACCAGTACGCCGAAAGTGGCGACCCGGATGGTTTGTTGGAAAAATACGGTTTGACGGCAGGAAACATCGTCGAAGCCGCACGATCGATTCTCTAA